The bacterium genomic sequence TCGACGGCGGCGGTCCGGCCCTCCGCCTGCTCGATCAGGTCGACGATCGCGCTTCCGATCACCACGCCGTCGGCGTACGCCCCGATCGCCTTCGCCTGTTCGGGCGTGCTGATTCCGAAGCCGACGCAGACCGGCGTGTCGCCGAGCGCCTGGGCGGCGCGCACCTTCTCCTCGATCCCCTTCGCGAGGTCCGCCCGCGCACCGGTCACGCCCTGGAGCGAGACGTAGTAGAGGAAGCCGCGGGTCTCGCGAACGAGCATTTCGAGCCGATCGGGACGGGTCGTCGGTGCCGCCAGCAGGATCGGGTGGACGTTCCGCTCTCGACACGGGTCGAGATAGGGCTTGCCATCCTCCGGCGTCAGGTCGGGGAAGATGATCCCGTCGACGCCGACGTCCTCGCAGGACTTCGCGAAGGCCTCGGCGCCCATCGCGTGGACCGGATTGGCGTAGCCCATCAGCACGAGGGGCTGCTCGATCCGGGATCGCAGTCGATCGACCATCATCAGGATCGCGCGCAGGCTCGTTCCGCTCGCGAGCGCTCGACTACTCGAGCGCTGGATCGTCGGCCCCTCGGCGGTCGGATCCGAAAACGGCACGCCGATCTCGATCACGTCCGCTCCCGCGTCGGCCATCTCGAGGATCAGGCGTTCGCTCGTCTCGAGGTCCGGATCGCCGGCGGTCAGGAAGGGAACGAGCGCCGTGCGGCCCTCTTCCCGGAGCTTCGCGAAGCGGACGTCGATGCGGTTCGCGTCGCTCAAGCGGACTCTCCCGCACGCTCGGCCAGGATCCGTCGGACCTCGTCGACGTCCTTGTCGCCCCGCCCGGAGAGGTTGATCAGCACGATCTGATCCGGGTTCATCGTCTTCGCGACCTTGATCGCGTGGGCCACGGCGTGGGAACTCTCGAGGGCGGGGATGATCCCCTCCGTGCGCGAGAGGAGCTGGAACGCCTCGAGTGCCTCGTCGTCGTTGATGACCGCGTAGGACGCCCGACCGATCTGCTTGAGGTGGGCGTGCTCGGGGCCCACGCCGGGATAGTCGAGGCCGGCGGAGATCGAGTGCGCCTCCATGATCTGGCCGTCGTCGTCGGAGAGGACGAGGGTGCGCTTGCCGTGGAAGATCCCCGGGACGCCGGCATTGATCGTGGCGCCGTGCTTGCCCTGGAGCCCCTCGCCACCGGGCTCGACGCCGACCAAAGCGACTTCGTCGTCCTCCACGAAGGGGTGGAAGAGCCCGATCGCGTTCGAGCCGCCACCGACGCAGGCGATCGCCACGTCGGGCAGACGGCCTTCGACGCAGAGCATCTGCTCGCGCGCTTCGAGACCAATCACCCGCTGGAAGTCACGGACCATCCGGGGGTACGGGTGCGGCCCCATCACCGAACCGATCAGGTAGTAGGTGTCCTCGACGTTCGTGACCCAGTCGCGCATCGCCTCGTTGATCGCGTCCTTGAGGGTTCGGGATCCGCTCTCGACGGGAATGCACTTCGCGCCGAGGAGCTCCATCCGGAAGACGTTCAGCGCCTGGCGCCGGACGTCCTCGGCGCCCATGTAGACCTCGCACTCGAGGCCGAGGAGCGCGGCCGCCGTCGCGGACGCGACGCCGTGCTGGCCGGCGCCGGTTTCGGCGATCACGCGGGTCTTGCCCATGTACTTCGCGAGGAGCGCCTGGCCGAGTACGTTGTTGATCTTGTGCGCGCCGGTGTGCGCGAGGTCCTCGCGCTTCAGGTAGATCTTCGCGCCGCCGGTCTGTTCGGTCAGCCGCTTCGCGAAGGTCAGCGGCGTGGGCCGGCCGGCGTAGTCGCGCAGCAGGTCGTCGAGCTCCTTTCGATACCCCGGGTCCGCGAGGATCTTCTCCGACTCCTCGACGAGCTCGTCGAGGGCGCTGATCAACATCTCGGGAACGAAGCGGCCACCAAAGGGCCCGAACATGCCTCGCTCGTCGGGTTCGCTCTTCAAGGGGTCTCCCTGGCGGTCGTCCTCGCAGGAACTACTCGCCCGATTCCTTCGCGGCTTCCACCGCCTCTTCTCGCTCGCGCACGGCCTCGACGAAGGCGCGCATCTTGGCCGGGTCCTTGCGTCGGTTCTCGTCCTCGACGCCCGTGGCGACATCGACCCCCCACGGCGGGATGTCTCCGACGTCCGCGAGGGCCTCTGCAACATTATCCGGCGTGAGCCCGCCGGCAACGATCACGTCGTAGCCATGGGCGATCAGGTCCTCGGCCTCGCTCCAGTCCCAGGTCTGCCCCTGTCCGCCCCCCTGATGGGGATGATCGAGCAGGAGGATCGAACTCGGATAGGTCTCCGCCGCGTCGTGATCGGCGCCGCGAATTGCCTTGATCGTGGGAAGATCGACGGCCTCGACCTCCTCCTCGCTCTCGTCACCATGGAACTGGACGCGCTCGAAGGGCACGCGTTGGAGGATCGGGTCGATCACGTCCCAGCGCGCGTTCCGGAACAGGGCCACGCGCTCGACGTCGTGCGCCTCGAGCGCCTCGCAGATCTCCAGGGCCCGGTGGACGTCGACCTGTCGCGGCGAGCCGTCGACGAAGTTGATCCCGATGAGATCCGCCCCTGCCTCCACGGCAGCCAGCGCATCTTCGACGTCCTGCACGCCACAGATCTTGATCCGAACGCTTCCCGTCACGACGATGCCCCTCCCGCGCTCACCTCGCCGCGTCGCAAGGCTTCGAGCGCCTGCCCCGGATGGGGCTGTCTCATCAACGATTCACCCACGAGGAATCCCGCGGCCCCGGCGCGTTCGAGTCGCGCGACGTCCGCTGCCGAGCCGATCCCGCTCTCGGCCACGAGCACGACGTCGCGATCGTCGAGGCGGGCCGCCAGCCGCTCCGTCGTCGCGAGATCCGTCTCGAAGGTCTTGAGGTTGCGGTTGTTGACCCCGATCAGATCCGCTCCGAGCGCACGCGCCCGTTCGAGTTCGTCCTCGTCGTGAACCTCGACCAGGACGTCGAGCCCGAGCGCCCGCGCCCGCGCGTCGAGCGTCTCCATCGTCCCGTCGTCGAGGGCGGAGACGATCAACAGGATCGCATCGGCGCCGGCGACCCGGGCCTCGTCGACCTGGTACGGATCGATCATGAAGTCCTTGCGCAGCAGCGGCCGCTCGACGACTGCGCGGACGGCCTCGAGCACCTCGAGGCTGCCGCCGAAGAACTTCTCGTCGGTCAGGACGGAGATGCAAGCCGCGCCGGCCTCCGCATAACACTTCGCGATCCAGACGGGATCGAAGTCCTCCCGGATCAGCCCCTTGCTCGGCGACCGTCGTTTCACCTCGGCGATCACCGACGCCCCCGGCGTCGAACGGAGCGCCTCCCGGAAACCCGCAGGCTTCCGCTCACAGCTCTCCGCGGCGCGCGCCAGCGCTTCCGGCGGCCGCGCCCGCTTGGCCGCCTCCACCTCGGTCGCCTTGTGGGTCAGGATGTCGTCGAGGATCGTCACGACGAAGCCGCCTCCCCGGCCGCACGGGTGGCTTCCGCCAGGGCGTCGAGTCGCGCCCGCGCAGCGCCGGAATCGATGCTCGCCGCAGCGAGATTGATTCCGTCCTCGAGGTTCGGCGCTCGTTCCACGACGAGCAGCGCTGCGGCCGCGTTCAGCAGCACGATGTCGCGCTTGGGACCGGTGGCCCCGTCCAGGATCGCCAGGGTCGTCGCCGCGTTCTCTTCCGGCGTTCCGCCCGCCAGGTCCTCGAGGCGCGCCGTTTCGAGACCCAGCGCCCCGGGCTCGACCCCCATCGGGCCGACCTTGCCGTTCGCGAGGAGCGCCGCGTGGCTGGGCCCCGTGGTGGTGAGCTCATCCATGCCGTCCGAGCCGTGCACGACCAACGCGCGCTCCGCTCCGAGGCGACCGAGCGCTTCCGCCAGCGGCTCGACCAGCTCGCGCGAATAGACGCCGACGACCTGATACCGCGCGCCGACCGGGGACAGCAGGGGGCCGAGACAGTTGAGCAGCGTTCGCACGCCGAGTTCGGCACGGACGGGCGCCACGTGCTTGAACGCGGGATGGGCCGTGCGCGCGAAGAACGGGGCGATCCCGACGTCGGCGAGGATCCGGCCGCAGGTCTCGATCGGCAGGTCGATCCGGATGCCGAGCGCTTCGAGGACGTCGAAGCTGCCGGACCGGCTGGTCGCGGCCCGGTTGCCGTGCTTCGCGACCGACACGCCGGCCCCCGCGACCACGAAGGCCGAGGTCGTCGAGATGTTGAAGGTGTCGAGGCCCGAGCCCCCGGTTCCACAGGTGTCGATCGTCCGCGGGTCCGCCGGCGCCGCCTTCGTCGCCCGGGCCCGCAGCGCCTCGGCGACGGCGACGATCTCGTCCACGGTCTCGCCCTTCATGCGGAGACCGACCAGCAGACCCGCCGCCGCGGCGGGGGAAGCCTCGCCGTCCATGATCTCGCCGAAGGCCCGTCCGAGGAGCGCCGGCGGGGCGGCGCCGTCGGAGACGAGCGCCTGGATCGCGTCGCGGATCGCCGTCATCCCGCAGATCCCGCTACCGCGCGACATCGCGCGAGGAAGTTGCCGAGCAGTCGCTTGCCTTCGCCCGTCATGATCGACTCGGGGTGGAACTGGACCCCCTCGATCGGGAGCGTTCGATGGCGCACGCCCATGATCTCGCCGTCCCGGGTGTGCGCGGTGATCTCGAGCGAATCCGGGATCGTCGACTCCTCGATCACCAGCGAGTGATAACGCGTGGCCTCGAAATCCTGGGGCAGTCCCTCGAAGACGCCTTTCCCGTCGTGTGCGACGGTCGAGACCTTGCCGTGCATGATCGACCGCGCGCGGATCACCTTGCCGCCGTAGACCTGCCCGATCGACTGGTGCCCGAGGCAGACCCCGAAGACGGGGATCCCGGCCGAAGCGAAGGCCTCGATCGCGGCCATCGA encodes the following:
- a CDS encoding aminodeoxychorismate/anthranilate synthase component II, whose product is MRLLMIDNYDSFTYNLVQYLGELGAEVEVVRNDEADVETLLGRQADGLVISPGPGTPDDAGVSMAAIEAFASAGIPVFGVCLGHQSIGQVYGGKVIRARSIMHGKVSTVAHDGKGVFEGLPQDFEATRYHSLVIEESTIPDSLEITAHTRDGEIMGVRHRTLPIEGVQFHPESIMTGEGKRLLGNFLARCRAVAGSAG
- the trpD gene encoding anthranilate phosphoribosyltransferase, yielding MTAIRDAIQALVSDGAAPPALLGRAFGEIMDGEASPAAAAGLLVGLRMKGETVDEIVAVAEALRARATKAAPADPRTIDTCGTGGSGLDTFNISTTSAFVVAGAGVSVAKHGNRAATSRSGSFDVLEALGIRIDLPIETCGRILADVGIAPFFARTAHPAFKHVAPVRAELGVRTLLNCLGPLLSPVGARYQVVGVYSRELVEPLAEALGRLGAERALVVHGSDGMDELTTTGPSHAALLANGKVGPMGVEPGALGLETARLEDLAGGTPEENAATTLAILDGATGPKRDIVLLNAAAALLVVERAPNLEDGINLAAASIDSGAARARLDALAEATRAAGEAASS
- the trpB gene encoding tryptophan synthase subunit beta codes for the protein MFGPFGGRFVPEMLISALDELVEESEKILADPGYRKELDDLLRDYAGRPTPLTFAKRLTEQTGGAKIYLKREDLAHTGAHKINNVLGQALLAKYMGKTRVIAETGAGQHGVASATAAALLGLECEVYMGAEDVRRQALNVFRMELLGAKCIPVESGSRTLKDAINEAMRDWVTNVEDTYYLIGSVMGPHPYPRMVRDFQRVIGLEAREQMLCVEGRLPDVAIACVGGGSNAIGLFHPFVEDDEVALVGVEPGGEGLQGKHGATINAGVPGIFHGKRTLVLSDDDGQIMEAHSISAGLDYPGVGPEHAHLKQIGRASYAVINDDEALEAFQLLSRTEGIIPALESSHAVAHAIKVAKTMNPDQIVLINLSGRGDKDVDEVRRILAERAGESA
- a CDS encoding phosphoribosylanthranilate isomerase, whose amino-acid sequence is MTGSVRIKICGVQDVEDALAAVEAGADLIGINFVDGSPRQVDVHRALEICEALEAHDVERVALFRNARWDVIDPILQRVPFERVQFHGDESEEEVEAVDLPTIKAIRGADHDAAETYPSSILLLDHPHQGGGQGQTWDWSEAEDLIAHGYDVIVAGGLTPDNVAEALADVGDIPPWGVDVATGVEDENRRKDPAKMRAFVEAVREREEAVEAAKESGE
- the trpC gene encoding indole-3-glycerol phosphate synthase TrpC, whose amino-acid sequence is MTILDDILTHKATEVEAAKRARPPEALARAAESCERKPAGFREALRSTPGASVIAEVKRRSPSKGLIREDFDPVWIAKCYAEAGAACISVLTDEKFFGGSLEVLEAVRAVVERPLLRKDFMIDPYQVDEARVAGADAILLIVSALDDGTMETLDARARALGLDVLVEVHDEDELERARALGADLIGVNNRNLKTFETDLATTERLAARLDDRDVVLVAESGIGSAADVARLERAGAAGFLVGESLMRQPHPGQALEALRRGEVSAGGASS
- the trpA gene encoding tryptophan synthase subunit alpha: MSDANRIDVRFAKLREEGRTALVPFLTAGDPDLETSERLILEMADAGADVIEIGVPFSDPTAEGPTIQRSSSRALASGTSLRAILMMVDRLRSRIEQPLVLMGYANPVHAMGAEAFAKSCEDVGVDGIIFPDLTPEDGKPYLDPCRERNVHPILLAAPTTRPDRLEMLVRETRGFLYYVSLQGVTGARADLAKGIEEKVRAAQALGDTPVCVGFGISTPEQAKAIGAYADGVVIGSAIVDLIEQAEGRTAAVDAVGRYIAEIRAALD